The window ACCATTATTTTGGTTTTTCAGCGTCAGGAACTGCGGAAAGACTTTCTTGGAAGATTCCTAAACTTGTCTTCCGATAAGTGGCAATATTATCTCACAGCCTGCCTACTGATGCCAGCAAGTATCTTGTGTGCTATGGCTGTTTCTCTGTTGTTCGGTTACAGTCCATCGCAATTCATTATTACAGGTCATTACACCTTCACTTCGGGTGTCTTCCCTGTATGGTTCCTCCTTATACTTGCACCTACGCTTGAGGAACTTGCATGGCATGGTTATGGAACAGACTGTCTCCGTTCTCGAATGAGTCTCTTCAAAACATCTATGCTATTTGCAGCTTATTGGGCAGTTTGGCATTTCCCCCTTGCAGGTATTAAGGGTTATTACCACGCTAATGTAGTGAGTGAGGGCTGGCTTTATAGTCTGAACTTCATCGTTAGTATCTTCCCTTTTGTTATCTTGATGAACTGGCTTTATTATAAAACCAACCGAAATATCCTCGTAGCTATTATCTTTCACATTACGGCAGGTTATTTTAATGAAATATTTGCAACTCACCCCGATAGCAAGTGTATACAGACGGTATTATTGCTTATAGTGTCTGTTATCATTGTGGTTAAAGAACGTCGACTGTTCTT is drawn from Prevotella melaninogenica and contains these coding sequences:
- a CDS encoding CPBP family intramembrane glutamic endopeptidase, translating into MKENIVIKYRHTVLFYLLATLIPWIFWFAASYVSHHVVYSESTWVAPLLGLAGLFFPMFLTIILVFQRQELRKDFLGRFLNLSSDKWQYYLTACLLMPASILCAMAVSLLFGYSPSQFIITGHYTFTSGVFPVWFLLILAPTLEELAWHGYGTDCLRSRMSLFKTSMLFAAYWAVWHFPLAGIKGYYHANVVSEGWLYSLNFIVSIFPFVILMNWLYYKTNRNILVAIIFHITAGYFNEIFATHPDSKCIQTVLLLIVSVIIVVKERRLFFNRALE